A window of the Streptomyces sp. NBC_00454 genome harbors these coding sequences:
- a CDS encoding flavin monoamine oxidase family protein, which produces MTSTVPTTAVPHSDGQPPITMFGPDFPYAYDDFLAHPAGLGQIPATEHGTEVAVIGGGLSGIISAYELMKMGLKPVVYEADQIGGRLRTVGFEGAGTEELTAEMGAMRFPPSSTALQHYIDLVGLVTEPFPNPLSPATPSTVVDLKGETHYAETIADLPQVYRDVSAAWNACLEEGADFSDMNTAMRERDVPRIREIWAKLVEKLDDETFYGFLCKSEAFQSFRKREIFGQVGFGTGGWDTDFPNSILEILRVVYTEADDHHRGIVGGSQQLPLRLWEREPEKIVHWAQGTSLSTLHEGTPRPAVTRLHRTAGNRITVTDSSGDIRTYRAAIFTAQSWLLLSKISCDDSLFPIDHWTAMERTHYMESSKLFVPVDRPFWLDKDEETGRDVMSMTLTDRMTRGTYLLDNGPDKPAVICLSYTWCDDSLKWLPLSANERMEVMLKSLGEIYPKVDIRRHVIGNPVTVSWENEPYFMGAFKANLPGHYRYQRRLFTHFMQDRLPEDKRGIFLAGDDISWTAGWAEGAVQTALNAVWGVMHQLGGATDSTNPGPGDVYDDIAPVELPED; this is translated from the coding sequence ATGACGTCCACGGTGCCCACCACCGCCGTCCCGCACAGCGACGGTCAGCCGCCGATCACGATGTTCGGTCCGGACTTCCCCTACGCGTACGACGACTTCCTCGCGCACCCGGCGGGCCTCGGCCAGATACCGGCGACCGAGCACGGCACCGAGGTCGCCGTCATCGGCGGTGGACTGTCCGGCATCATCTCGGCGTACGAGCTGATGAAGATGGGCCTCAAGCCCGTCGTCTACGAGGCCGACCAGATCGGCGGCCGGCTGCGCACGGTGGGCTTCGAGGGCGCGGGCACCGAGGAGCTGACCGCGGAGATGGGCGCCATGCGCTTCCCGCCGTCCTCCACCGCCCTCCAGCACTACATCGACCTCGTCGGCCTGGTCACGGAGCCCTTCCCGAACCCGCTCTCCCCGGCCACCCCCTCGACGGTCGTCGACCTCAAGGGCGAGACCCACTACGCCGAGACCATCGCCGACCTCCCGCAGGTCTACCGCGACGTGTCCGCCGCGTGGAACGCCTGCCTCGAAGAGGGCGCCGACTTCTCCGACATGAACACCGCGATGCGCGAGCGGGACGTCCCGCGCATCCGCGAGATCTGGGCCAAGCTCGTAGAGAAGCTCGACGACGAGACCTTCTACGGGTTCCTCTGCAAGTCCGAGGCCTTCCAGTCCTTCCGCAAGCGCGAGATCTTCGGCCAGGTCGGCTTCGGCACGGGCGGCTGGGACACCGACTTCCCGAACTCGATCCTCGAGATCCTGCGCGTCGTCTACACCGAGGCCGACGACCACCACCGCGGCATCGTGGGCGGCTCGCAGCAGCTCCCGCTGCGGCTGTGGGAGCGCGAGCCGGAGAAGATCGTCCACTGGGCGCAGGGCACCTCCCTCTCCACCCTCCACGAGGGCACCCCGCGCCCGGCGGTGACGCGCCTGCACCGCACCGCGGGCAACCGCATCACGGTCACGGACTCCTCGGGCGACATCCGCACCTACCGTGCGGCGATCTTCACGGCCCAGTCCTGGCTGCTGCTCTCCAAGATCAGCTGCGACGACTCGCTCTTCCCGATCGACCACTGGACGGCGATGGAGCGCACCCACTACATGGAGTCGTCCAAGCTCTTCGTCCCCGTCGACCGCCCGTTCTGGCTGGACAAGGACGAGGAGACGGGCCGCGACGTCATGTCGATGACCCTCACGGACCGCATGACCCGCGGCACGTACCTCCTGGACAACGGCCCCGACAAGCCGGCCGTCATCTGCCTGTCCTACACCTGGTGCGACGACAGCCTGAAGTGGCTGCCGCTGTCCGCGAACGAGCGGATGGAGGTCATGCTGAAGTCCCTCGGCGAGATCTACCCGAAGGTCGACATCCGCCGCCACGTCATCGGCAACCCGGTGACCGTGTCGTGGGAGAACGAGCCCTACTTCATGGGCGCCTTCAAGGCCAACCTGCCGGGCCACTACCGCTACCAGCGACGCCTGTTCACCCACTTCATGCAGGACCGCCTCCCCGAGGACAAGCGCGGCATCTTCCTCGCGGGCGACGACATCTCCTGGACGGCGGGCTGGGCCGAGGGCGCGGTCCAGACGGCGCTGAACGCGGTCTGGGGCGTCATGCACCAGCTCGGCGGCGCCACGGACTCCACCAACCCCGGCCCCGGCGACGTCTACGACGACATAGCCCCGGTCGAACTCCCGGAGGACTGA
- a CDS encoding carbon-nitrogen hydrolase family protein: MPPLRTALLQSSGRLGDTAANLKALDEAAARAAQAGAGLLVTSEMFLTGYALEIEDIARLAEPADGMSARAIGEIARRHGVAVLYGYPERDGRAADTVYNATQLIGPDGDRLANYRKTHLFGCFEQDAFTPGDVPVVQADLGGLRIGLMICYDVEFPENVRAHALAGTDLLLVPTAQMHPFQFVAEQLVPVRAFENQMYIAYVNRTGPEGEFEFVGLSCLASPDGVTRTRAGRGEELVIGEADPELLRVSRETNPYLRDRRPGLYASLV, encoded by the coding sequence ATGCCCCCGTTGCGCACCGCCCTCCTCCAGAGCTCCGGACGGCTCGGCGACACCGCCGCCAACCTGAAGGCGCTCGACGAGGCCGCGGCACGCGCCGCACAGGCGGGGGCCGGGCTCCTCGTGACCTCGGAGATGTTCCTCACCGGCTACGCGCTGGAGATCGAGGACATCGCCCGGCTCGCCGAACCGGCCGACGGCATGTCCGCCCGCGCCATCGGCGAGATCGCCCGCCGCCACGGGGTCGCCGTGCTCTACGGCTACCCCGAGCGGGACGGCCGAGCCGCCGACACCGTCTACAACGCGACCCAGCTCATCGGCCCCGACGGCGACCGGCTGGCGAACTACCGCAAGACTCACCTCTTCGGCTGCTTCGAGCAGGACGCCTTCACCCCCGGAGACGTCCCTGTCGTCCAGGCGGACCTCGGCGGACTGCGGATCGGCCTGATGATCTGCTACGACGTGGAGTTCCCCGAGAACGTACGGGCGCACGCGCTGGCCGGCACCGACCTCCTCCTGGTGCCGACGGCGCAGATGCACCCCTTCCAGTTCGTCGCCGAACAGCTGGTACCCGTACGGGCCTTCGAGAACCAGATGTACATCGCGTACGTCAACCGGACCGGCCCGGAAGGCGAGTTCGAGTTCGTCGGGCTCAGCTGCCTGGCCAGCCCCGACGGGGTCACCCGCACCCGGGCCGGGCGCGGCGAGGAACTGGTGATCGGCGAGGCCGATCCCGAACTGCTGCGGGTCTCGCGCGAGACCAACCCGTACCTGCGGGACCGCCGCCCCGGCCTGTACGCCTCGCTCGTCTGA
- a CDS encoding GNAT family N-acetyltransferase: MSAQFRPGSVLDNPVWAALDGTHRGFAETGPAGLAARYAAGVSPFAALSDPEDPHAWADLAELVGPGQEVWVTGLPTPPPGWQTLMSIPGVQLDGRPVQGKEEPEAVLLGPADVAEMLELVALAKPGPFGERTVELGTYLGIRRDGRLVAMAGERMRPPGWSEISAVCTHPEHRGQGLAGRLIRAVVAAVEERGDSPFLHAAAQNTSAIALYEAMGFTLRREPFFIGLRTPDTKA; the protein is encoded by the coding sequence ATGTCCGCCCAGTTCCGGCCCGGCAGCGTCCTCGACAATCCCGTCTGGGCCGCGCTCGACGGCACGCACCGGGGCTTCGCCGAAACCGGGCCCGCCGGGCTCGCCGCCCGCTACGCCGCGGGCGTGTCCCCCTTCGCGGCGCTCTCCGATCCCGAGGACCCGCACGCCTGGGCGGATCTTGCCGAGCTGGTCGGGCCCGGCCAGGAGGTCTGGGTGACCGGGCTGCCGACCCCGCCGCCGGGCTGGCAGACCCTGATGTCGATACCGGGCGTACAGCTGGACGGGCGGCCCGTGCAGGGCAAGGAGGAGCCGGAGGCGGTCCTGCTGGGCCCCGCCGACGTGGCGGAGATGCTCGAGCTGGTGGCGCTGGCCAAGCCCGGCCCGTTCGGCGAGCGCACCGTCGAGCTGGGCACGTACCTCGGCATCCGCAGGGACGGCCGACTCGTCGCGATGGCCGGGGAGCGGATGCGCCCGCCTGGCTGGTCGGAGATCAGCGCGGTGTGCACGCACCCCGAGCACCGCGGTCAGGGACTGGCCGGGCGGCTGATCCGCGCGGTCGTGGCCGCCGTGGAGGAGCGCGGGGACAGCCCGTTCCTGCACGCGGCCGCGCAGAACACCTCGGCGATCGCCCTCTACGAGGCCATGGGGTTCACCCTGCGCCGGGAGCCGTTCTTCATCGGGCTTCGCACTCCCGACACGAAGGCTTAA
- a CDS encoding putative leader peptide produces the protein MTVRTGGDPVTPSRAVHLHSRAHIDLQRVAASLCRS, from the coding sequence ATGACCGTACGCACCGGGGGTGACCCCGTCACCCCCAGCCGCGCCGTGCACCTGCACTCCCGCGCGCACATCGACCTCCAGCGGGTCGCCGCCTCCCTCTGTCGTTCCTGA
- a CDS encoding LLM class flavin-dependent oxidoreductase, which translates to MPAHPSTAPSPHSSPSPAIRLAVALDGAGWHPAAWREPGADADRLFTAGYWAALVAEAEAGLLDFVTFEDSLGLQSTDPAGPDGRTDLVRGRLDAVLVAARVAPLSRHIGLVPSVVATHTEPFHVSKALATLDHVSRGRAGLRIQISERPDEVRHFGRRTAGEGAAALYGEAADHVEVVRRLWDSWEDDAEIRDVATGRFVDRAKLHYIDFEGPHFSVRGPSITPRPPQGRPPVSALASDAAAYPFLARTADIGYVTPRSADEARSAAAALPGVPHVFGELTVFLDERPAVAERRLQRLDAAHGAPYTSDARVFAGTPALLADLLLEWHGAGLTGFRLRPGVLAHDLPAITRGLVPELRRRGVFRSAYEASTLRGLLGLERPANRYAAAPAAARTPAPASA; encoded by the coding sequence ATGCCCGCTCACCCTTCGACCGCCCCCTCCCCGCACTCGTCCCCCTCCCCCGCGATCCGTCTCGCCGTCGCCCTGGACGGCGCGGGCTGGCACCCGGCCGCCTGGCGCGAGCCGGGCGCCGACGCCGACCGGCTGTTCACCGCCGGGTACTGGGCCGCGCTGGTCGCCGAGGCCGAGGCCGGCCTGCTGGACTTCGTCACCTTCGAGGACTCGCTCGGCCTCCAGTCCACCGATCCGGCCGGGCCCGACGGTCGCACCGACCTGGTGCGCGGCCGGCTCGACGCGGTCCTGGTGGCCGCCCGGGTGGCGCCGCTGAGCCGGCACATCGGGCTGGTGCCGAGCGTGGTGGCCACGCACACCGAGCCGTTCCACGTCTCCAAGGCGCTGGCCACCCTGGACCACGTCAGCCGCGGGCGCGCCGGTCTGCGCATCCAGATCTCCGAACGGCCGGACGAGGTACGCCACTTCGGGCGCCGTACGGCGGGAGAGGGCGCCGCCGCGCTGTACGGGGAGGCCGCCGACCACGTGGAGGTGGTGCGGCGGCTGTGGGACAGCTGGGAGGACGACGCCGAGATCCGCGACGTGGCGACGGGCCGCTTCGTCGACCGGGCCAAGCTGCATTACATCGACTTCGAGGGACCCCACTTCAGCGTCAGGGGCCCCTCCATCACCCCGCGGCCGCCGCAGGGCAGGCCGCCGGTGAGCGCGCTGGCCTCGGACGCCGCCGCGTACCCGTTCCTCGCCCGGACCGCCGACATCGGCTACGTGACCCCGCGCAGCGCCGACGAGGCCCGCTCCGCGGCCGCCGCGCTCCCCGGAGTCCCGCACGTATTCGGCGAGTTGACGGTGTTCCTCGACGAGAGGCCGGCGGTCGCGGAGCGCCGGCTGCAGCGGCTGGACGCCGCGCACGGGGCCCCGTACACCAGTGACGCCCGGGTCTTCGCGGGCACCCCGGCCCTCCTGGCCGATCTGCTGCTGGAGTGGCACGGGGCCGGACTGACGGGCTTCCGGCTGCGTCCGGGGGTGCTCGCGCACGACCTGCCGGCGATCACCCGCGGCCTGGTCCCGGAACTGCGGCGCCGCGGAGTGTTCCGCAGCGCGTACGAGGCCTCCACGCTCCGCGGCCTGCTGGGGCTGGAGCGCCCCGCCAACCGGTACGCCGCCGCGCCCGCGGCCGCACGCACGCCCGCTCCCGCCTCCGCCTGA
- a CDS encoding NtaA/DmoA family FMN-dependent monooxygenase (This protein belongs to a clade of FMN-dependent monooxygenases, within a broader family of flavin-dependent oxidoreductases, the luciferase-like monooxygenase (LMM) family, some of whose members use coenzyme F420 rather than FMN.), which yields MSKPLKQIHLAAHFPGVNNTTVWSDPAAGSHIDFDSFVHFARTAERAKFDFLFLAEGLRLREQGGEIYDLDVVGRPDTFTVLAALAAVTEHLGLTGTINSTFNEPYEVARQFASLDHLSGGRAAWNVVTSWDAFTGENFRRGGFLPREQRYERAREFLATAHELFDAWDGGEVLADPVSGEFLRDAGAGAFAHRGEQFDISGHFNVPRSPQGRPVVFQAGDSDEGREFAAAGADAIFGRHSTLEAGRAFYADVKGRLARYGRTPDELKILPAATFVLGDTDAEARELAREVRLKQVSGATAIKYLEHVWNRDLSGYDPDGPLPDIDPDPGENTIALGRASVRLNRDPVAVAREWRELAAARGLSIRELVIETTGRQSFVGSPLTVAREIDNLVQQDAADGFILVPHLTPGGLDGFADTVVPLLQERGVFRDEYSGPTLRDHLGLAAPRTRPLAHAHH from the coding sequence ATGAGCAAGCCGCTCAAGCAGATCCATCTCGCGGCGCATTTCCCCGGGGTCAACAACACCACCGTGTGGAGCGACCCGGCCGCCGGAAGCCATATCGACTTCGACTCCTTCGTCCACTTCGCGCGCACCGCCGAGCGCGCCAAGTTCGACTTCCTCTTCCTCGCCGAGGGTCTGCGCCTGCGCGAACAGGGCGGTGAGATCTACGACTTGGACGTGGTGGGGCGGCCCGACACCTTCACCGTGCTGGCGGCACTGGCCGCCGTCACCGAGCACCTCGGGCTGACCGGCACCATCAACTCCACCTTCAACGAGCCCTACGAGGTGGCCCGCCAGTTCGCCTCCCTCGACCATCTGTCGGGCGGCCGGGCCGCATGGAACGTGGTCACCTCCTGGGACGCCTTCACCGGGGAGAACTTCCGGCGCGGCGGGTTCCTGCCGCGCGAGCAGCGCTACGAGCGGGCCCGGGAGTTCCTGGCCACCGCTCACGAGCTGTTCGACGCGTGGGACGGCGGCGAGGTGCTCGCCGATCCGGTCTCCGGGGAGTTCCTGCGGGACGCGGGCGCGGGGGCCTTCGCCCACCGGGGCGAGCAGTTCGACATCTCCGGCCACTTCAACGTGCCGCGCAGCCCCCAGGGGCGGCCCGTCGTCTTCCAGGCGGGCGATTCGGACGAGGGCCGGGAGTTCGCGGCGGCCGGTGCGGACGCCATCTTCGGCCGGCACAGCACGCTGGAGGCGGGCCGCGCGTTCTACGCGGACGTCAAGGGGCGTCTGGCCCGCTACGGGCGCACCCCCGACGAGCTGAAGATCCTGCCGGCGGCCACCTTCGTACTCGGCGACACCGATGCCGAGGCCCGGGAGCTGGCCCGCGAGGTGCGGCTCAAGCAGGTCAGCGGGGCGACCGCGATCAAGTACCTGGAGCACGTGTGGAACCGGGACCTGTCCGGCTACGACCCGGACGGGCCGCTGCCGGACATCGACCCGGACCCCGGGGAGAACACCATCGCGCTGGGGCGGGCGAGCGTACGCCTGAACCGGGATCCGGTGGCCGTCGCGCGGGAGTGGCGGGAGCTCGCGGCCGCGCGCGGGCTGTCGATCCGGGAGCTGGTGATCGAGACCACCGGCCGGCAGTCCTTCGTCGGCTCGCCCCTGACGGTCGCGCGGGAGATCGACAACCTGGTCCAGCAGGACGCCGCCGACGGCTTCATCCTGGTCCCGCACCTGACGCCCGGCGGCCTGGACGGCTTCGCCGACACCGTCGTACCGCTGCTCCAGGAGCGCGGGGTGTTCCGCGACGAATACAGCGGGCCGACGCTGCGCGACCACCTCGGTCTCGCGGCTCCCCGCACCCGCCCCCTGGCCCACGCCCACCACTGA
- a CDS encoding LLM class flavin-dependent oxidoreductase has protein sequence MPATIPLGILDLVPIPSGSTAAEALRSTVDLARQAERFGYARYWFAEHHLNPGVAGSSPAVVVALTASATTSIRIGSGAVQLGHRTALSTVEEFGLLDAAHPGRIDLGLGRSAGGPPQRPAGEPARAHTTENGLRIPEPFSFAHLRGHPRVLLQQRLLHLPGAESEEYSGQVADVLALLRGEYRSPEGVEAHAVPGEGAEVEVWVLGSSAGVSAETAGAGGLRFAANYHVSPANVLAAASAYREAFKPSAGPGGLDRPYLSVSADVVVAPTDAEARELAAGYGPWVHSIRTAEGAIPFPSPAEARELVRGWSAADHKLVADRVETQFAGSPATVADQLERLRDATGADELLITTITHDHADRVRSYRLLAGEWARRGYLGR, from the coding sequence ATGCCCGCCACCATCCCGCTCGGGATCCTCGACCTCGTCCCGATCCCGTCCGGCTCCACGGCCGCCGAGGCCCTGCGCAGCACCGTCGACCTGGCCCGGCAGGCCGAACGGTTCGGCTACGCCCGGTACTGGTTCGCCGAGCACCACCTCAATCCCGGGGTCGCCGGGTCCTCCCCCGCCGTCGTGGTGGCACTGACCGCCTCGGCGACCACCTCGATCCGGATCGGCTCGGGCGCGGTCCAGCTGGGGCACCGTACGGCGCTGTCCACGGTCGAGGAGTTCGGTCTGCTGGACGCGGCGCACCCGGGCCGGATCGACCTGGGCCTGGGCCGCTCGGCGGGCGGCCCGCCGCAGCGCCCGGCCGGGGAGCCGGCGCGGGCCCACACGACGGAGAACGGGCTGCGCATCCCGGAGCCGTTCTCCTTCGCCCATCTACGGGGCCACCCGCGCGTGCTGCTCCAGCAGCGGCTGCTGCACCTGCCGGGGGCCGAGTCCGAGGAGTACTCCGGGCAGGTGGCCGACGTACTGGCCCTGCTGCGCGGGGAGTACCGCTCGCCGGAGGGGGTGGAAGCGCACGCCGTGCCCGGGGAGGGGGCCGAGGTGGAGGTGTGGGTGCTGGGCAGCAGCGCCGGGGTGAGCGCGGAGACGGCCGGGGCGGGCGGGCTGCGATTCGCCGCGAACTACCACGTCAGCCCGGCGAACGTGCTGGCGGCGGCCTCGGCGTACCGGGAGGCCTTCAAGCCCTCGGCCGGGCCGGGCGGGCTGGACCGGCCCTACCTGAGCGTCTCCGCCGATGTGGTGGTGGCGCCGACCGACGCGGAGGCCCGGGAGCTCGCCGCCGGGTACGGGCCGTGGGTGCACAGCATCCGCACGGCCGAAGGCGCGATCCCCTTCCCCTCCCCGGCCGAGGCCCGGGAGCTGGTCCGGGGCTGGTCGGCGGCGGACCACAAGCTGGTCGCCGACCGGGTGGAGACCCAGTTCGCGGGGTCCCCGGCCACCGTCGCCGACCAGCTGGAGCGGCTGCGCGACGCGACCGGCGCGGACGAGCTGCTGATCACCACGATCACGCACGACCACGCCGACCGGGTGCGTTCGTACCGGCTGCTGGCCGGGGAGTGGGCCCGCCGGGGGTACCTCGGCCGCTAG
- a CDS encoding DUF1059 domain-containing protein: MRKVMDCRQYPSESNCSLTISGEEEEVMRASVQHAMDVHGHQDSPEFRATLQGLLKDEAPQHA; the protein is encoded by the coding sequence ATGCGCAAGGTCATGGACTGCAGGCAGTACCCCAGCGAATCGAACTGCTCCCTCACCATCTCGGGTGAGGAGGAGGAAGTCATGCGGGCGTCGGTCCAGCACGCCATGGACGTGCACGGTCACCAGGACAGCCCGGAATTCCGCGCGACGCTGCAGGGCCTGCTGAAGGACGAGGCGCCGCAGCACGCCTGA
- a CDS encoding Lrp/AsnC family transcriptional regulator, with protein sequence MRLNDLDERIVHALAEDARRSYADIGSEVGLSAPAVKRRVDRLRAEGAITGFTVRVDPASMGWETEGFIEIYCRHNTSPDDIRRGLARYPEVVSASTVTGDADALVQVFASDMRHFERVLERIAGEPFVERTKSVLVLSPLLRRFTSGAPA encoded by the coding sequence GTGCGACTGAACGATCTCGACGAACGCATCGTGCACGCCCTCGCCGAGGACGCCCGCCGCTCCTACGCGGACATCGGCTCCGAGGTCGGGCTCTCCGCCCCCGCCGTCAAGCGGCGCGTGGACCGGCTGCGTGCCGAAGGGGCCATCACCGGCTTCACCGTCCGGGTCGACCCGGCCTCCATGGGCTGGGAGACCGAGGGCTTCATCGAGATCTACTGCCGCCACAACACCTCGCCGGACGACATCCGGCGAGGTCTGGCGCGCTACCCCGAGGTGGTGTCCGCGTCGACCGTCACCGGCGACGCGGACGCCCTCGTCCAGGTCTTCGCCTCCGACATGCGCCACTTCGAGCGCGTCCTGGAGCGGATCGCGGGCGAGCCCTTCGTGGAGCGCACCAAATCCGTGCTCGTCCTCTCCCCGCTGCTACGGCGCTTCACCTCGGGCGCGCCCGCGTAG
- a CDS encoding amino acid permease yields MLDHGQAPPLTSEPRKAAHPLLRRKPVEQLVAEGGQGEGGALKRSLTMWQLTMISIGATLGTGIFVVLGEAAPKAGPAVTISFIIAGLTALFSALSYAELAGSVPVSGSSYSYAYATMGELVAWICGWCLILEYGVSVAAVAVGWGQYLNEFLDGTIGVTIPESVSAPLGEGGYINLPALVVVLLAMVFLMRGAKESARINSIMVGVKIVTLLLFIGIGFMGIKSGNYSNFNPLGRDGITAAAGTLFFSYIGFDAASTAGEEAKNPKRDLPRAIMLSLLIVTVLYVLVAFVAVGAMPWQDFEGTEAALAQIMTNVTGHSYWGVVLAAGAVVAIASVVFAVLYGQTRILFAMSRDGLVPKAFGKVNARTGVPRANVVIVGLFCGLLAATIPLGKLADATSIGTLFAFGLVNVAVIILRFTRPDMPRTFKVSLFPLTPVLGFLACGWVMWSLDAVTWQVFGGWMAVGLVIYFLYGIRRSRLATAEPTTTEPAAAEK; encoded by the coding sequence GTGCTCGATCACGGCCAGGCGCCACCGCTCACCTCCGAGCCCCGTAAGGCTGCCCACCCCCTGTTGCGCCGCAAGCCGGTGGAGCAGCTGGTCGCCGAGGGCGGCCAGGGCGAGGGCGGCGCGCTGAAGCGGTCGCTCACCATGTGGCAGCTGACCATGATCAGCATCGGCGCGACCCTGGGCACCGGCATCTTCGTCGTCCTCGGCGAGGCGGCCCCCAAGGCCGGCCCCGCCGTCACGATCTCCTTCATCATCGCGGGCCTCACCGCCCTGTTCTCGGCGCTCTCCTACGCGGAGCTGGCCGGATCGGTGCCGGTCTCCGGATCCTCGTACTCGTACGCCTACGCCACCATGGGTGAGCTCGTCGCCTGGATCTGCGGCTGGTGCCTGATCCTGGAGTACGGAGTCTCCGTCGCGGCGGTGGCCGTCGGCTGGGGGCAGTACCTCAACGAGTTCCTCGACGGCACGATAGGGGTCACCATCCCCGAGAGCGTCTCCGCACCGCTGGGCGAGGGCGGCTACATCAACCTGCCGGCGCTCGTCGTCGTCCTGCTCGCCATGGTCTTCCTCATGCGCGGAGCCAAGGAGAGCGCCCGGATCAACTCGATCATGGTCGGCGTGAAGATCGTGACCCTGCTGCTCTTCATCGGCATCGGCTTCATGGGCATCAAGTCCGGCAACTACTCGAACTTCAACCCGCTCGGCCGGGATGGCATCACCGCCGCGGCCGGCACCCTCTTCTTCTCCTACATCGGCTTCGACGCGGCCTCCACCGCCGGTGAGGAAGCCAAGAACCCCAAGCGCGACCTGCCCCGCGCGATCATGCTCTCGCTGCTCATCGTCACCGTCCTCTACGTGCTCGTCGCCTTCGTCGCCGTCGGCGCCATGCCGTGGCAGGACTTCGAGGGCACCGAAGCCGCGCTCGCCCAGATCATGACCAACGTCACCGGCCACAGCTACTGGGGCGTTGTCCTCGCGGCGGGCGCCGTCGTCGCCATCGCCTCGGTCGTCTTCGCCGTGCTCTACGGCCAGACCCGCATCCTCTTCGCCATGTCCCGCGACGGCCTCGTGCCCAAGGCCTTCGGCAAGGTCAACGCGCGCACCGGCGTCCCCCGCGCGAACGTGGTGATCGTCGGCCTCTTCTGCGGCCTCCTCGCCGCCACCATCCCGCTCGGCAAGCTGGCCGACGCCACCAGCATCGGCACGCTCTTCGCCTTCGGCCTGGTCAACGTCGCCGTCATCATCCTGCGCTTCACCCGCCCCGACATGCCGCGCACCTTCAAGGTGTCGCTGTTCCCGCTCACGCCGGTACTCGGCTTCCTCGCCTGCGGCTGGGTGATGTGGAGCCTCGACGCCGTCACCTGGCAGGTCTTCGGTGGCTGGATGGCCGTCGGGCTCGTGATCTACTTCCTGTACGGCATCCGCCGCTCCCGACTGGCCACCGCCGAGCCGACCACCACAGAGCCGGCCGCAGCAGAGAAGTGA
- a CDS encoding LLM class flavin-dependent oxidoreductase produces MDLDVLYEIDVPRPWQGAHPHGQRAAEQRAYREAVEQIRLADRMGFRTVWAVEHHFREGRSHCPAPEVLLGHLAGLTERIRLGFGVTLTPFAFTPPQRIAEKVATVDVLSGGRVEWGTGRSTPMEQTAFGVDREKSRDDWREAIEIVTGMWREEYFAYESERFRFPRRMVTPKPVQDPHPPAWMAATSPGSAEVAGAHGLGLLSFSIMQPLEAMARQVAAYRTAAAAPHPLTDVTTDRVAAYTLVHATAPRTEPSARVWESVAWWYSNLARFTLEWELPHLSPEEREQTFPLLTPILEGNVPVREFSDGDMILIGDAETIVAKAKRYADLGVDQLICYVQWGYLEHREILRTLEILGREVIPELARYEPRKASA; encoded by the coding sequence ATGGACCTGGACGTGCTCTACGAGATCGACGTGCCGCGGCCCTGGCAGGGGGCCCATCCGCACGGTCAGCGAGCCGCCGAGCAGCGCGCCTACCGGGAGGCCGTGGAACAGATCCGGCTCGCCGACCGGATGGGGTTCCGTACCGTCTGGGCGGTCGAACACCACTTCCGCGAAGGCCGCTCGCACTGCCCGGCCCCCGAGGTGCTCCTCGGGCACCTGGCCGGGCTCACCGAGCGGATCCGGCTCGGCTTCGGAGTCACCCTGACCCCCTTCGCCTTCACCCCGCCCCAGCGCATCGCGGAAAAGGTCGCCACCGTCGACGTGCTCTCCGGCGGCCGGGTGGAGTGGGGCACCGGCCGCTCCACGCCCATGGAGCAGACGGCCTTCGGGGTGGACCGGGAGAAGTCCCGGGACGACTGGCGCGAGGCCATAGAGATCGTGACCGGAATGTGGCGCGAGGAGTACTTCGCCTACGAATCCGAGCGCTTCCGCTTCCCGCGCCGCATGGTCACCCCCAAGCCGGTGCAGGATCCGCACCCTCCCGCCTGGATGGCGGCCACCTCACCCGGCTCGGCGGAGGTCGCGGGCGCGCACGGGCTCGGACTGCTCTCCTTCTCGATCATGCAGCCGCTGGAGGCGATGGCCCGGCAGGTGGCCGCGTACCGGACGGCCGCCGCCGCCCCGCACCCGCTCACCGACGTCACCACGGACCGGGTCGCCGCCTACACCCTCGTCCACGCGACCGCGCCGCGCACCGAGCCCTCCGCCCGGGTGTGGGAATCGGTCGCCTGGTGGTACTCGAACCTCGCGCGCTTCACCCTGGAGTGGGAACTGCCCCACCTGAGCCCCGAGGAGCGGGAGCAGACCTTCCCGCTGCTCACGCCGATCCTCGAAGGGAACGTACCTGTACGGGAGTTCAGCGACGGCGACATGATCCTCATCGGGGACGCGGAGACGATCGTCGCGAAGGCCAAGCGGTACGCGGACCTCGGCGTCGACCAGCTCATCTGCTACGTCCAGTGGGGATACCTGGAGCACCGGGAGATCCTGCGGACCCTGGAGATCCTGGGCAGGGAAGTCATCCCGGAGCTGGCCCGCTACGAGCCCCGCAAGGCCTCGGCGTGA